In Humulus lupulus chromosome 6, drHumLupu1.1, whole genome shotgun sequence, a single genomic region encodes these proteins:
- the LOC133785401 gene encoding uncharacterized protein LOC133785401 — DMKKVKLAAIEFTDYAIVWWDQLCINRRRSGDRPIDTWEAMKRVMRRRFVPPHYYRDLYLKLQGLRQGSKSVDEYYKEMEMAMIRANVEEDREATMARFLNGLNREIADPIELHHYVELEDLVHMAIKVERQLKKGSSSSRSRPSPHNPSTTPWRSNYPKKEDQPTSSSTPKPATTATPPQGKTTPTKSHSSEIRCFKCQGRGHIASQCPNKRVMVIRESGEIDSEDEDDLADMPPLEDASDNEYGPESGEMLALVTRRVLNLQAKEEEEEVQRENIFHTRCHVRDKVCSVIIDGGSCTNVASASMVAKLGLTTLRHPCPYKLQWLNDSGEVRVTKQVLVSFRIGKYEDEVLCDVVPMQAGHLLLGRPWQFDRREFEDVFPEKVPHGLPPVRGIEHQIDFVPGVSIPNRPAYRSNPDETKELQRQIEELMEKGHVRESMSPCAVPVILVPKKDGTWRMCFVVSATGIQVDEEKIKAIQEWPTPTTIGNVRSFHGLASFYRRFVKNFSTIAAPLTEVIKKNVIFKWGEAQEEAFQLLKYKLTHAPLLALPNFSNTFEVECDASGIGIGAVLMQDGRPLAYFSEKLSGAALNYPTYDKELYALVRALETWQHYLWPKEFVIRTDHESLKHLKGQHKLNKRHARWVEFIETFPYVIRYKQGKENVVADALSRRHEGFLFREHRLCVPNCSLRDLLVRESHGGGLMGHFGVAKTLAVLQEHFFWPHMKRDVERICGRCVTCRQAKSRVQPNGLYTPLPIPSSPWVDISMDFVLGLPRSKRGRDSIFVVVDRFSKMAHFIPCHKTDDASNVADLFFREIVRLHGMPRTIVSDRDAKFLSYFWKTLWGKLGTKLLFSTTCHPQTDGQTEVVNRTLSTLLRAIISKNIKTWEDCLPHVEFAYNRSMHSATKFSPFEIVYGFNPLTPLDLSPLPVFEPGDWVWLHMRKERFPTQRRSKLLPRGDGPFQVLERINDNAYRLEFEDVFPEEVPHGLPPIRGIEHQIDFVLGASIPNRPAYRSNPDETKELQRQVEELMEKGHVRESMSPCVFPVILVPKKDGTWRIKSLHDHASHLHSVLDVLRKQKLYANLRYGHADHTCGNGAGFTLDPLSLPSGPITRLRAKRLKEALNGLIQENWADSKKTNMDSNNNQGLVHVIKASEEAINIQKRNQHGIVIKEHEFDEFQGY; from the exons gacatgaagaaggtaaaactagctgccattgagtttactgattatgctattgtttggtgggatcagttgtgcatcaacaggaggcggagtggagatcgtcctattgacacatgggaggcaatgaagagggtgatgaggcgacggtttgtaccacctcattattatcgagatctataccttaagttgcagggccttcgtcaaggttccaagagtgttgatgagtattacaaggagatggagatggctatgattagagccaatgttgaagaggatcgggaggcaaccatggcaaggtttttgaatgggttgaaccgagagattgctgacccaatcgagctacaccattatgtggaattggaggatttggttcatatggcaatcaaagtggagaggcagctcaagaagggtagttcaagttcgaggtcaagaccgagcccacacaatccaagtacaacaccttggaggtcgaactatccaaagaaagaagaccaacccacttcatcatctacaccaaaaccagccaccacagccacaccacctcaaggtaaaacaactcctactaagtctcattctagtgagataaggtgtttcaaatgtcaggggcgaggacacatagctagccagtgtccaaacaagagagtcatggtgattcgagaaagtggagagatagattctgaagatgaagatgatcttgctgacatgccacctttggaagatgcttctgacaatgagtatggaccagaatctggtgagatgcttgcactagtcacaaggcgagtcctgaatttgcaagcaaaagaagaggaagaagaggtgcagcgagagaacatctttcacactcgttgtcatgtgagagacaaggtatgtagtgtcattattgatggaggtagttgtactaatgttgctagtgcttccatggttgccaagctggggcttacaacgcttaggcatccttgtccatacaaattgcaatggctgaatgatagtggtgaagtgagggttacaaaacaggtgctagtctcatttcgaattggcaagtatgaagatgaggtgttgtgtgatgtggttcccatgcaagctggacacctccttctaggaaggccttggcaatttgatcggcgg gaatttgaggatgtgtttcctgagaaagtaccacatggattgccacctgttcgaggaatagaacatcaaattgattttgttccaggtgtttccatcccaaaccgaccagcctacagaagtaatcctgatgaaacaaaggaattgcaaaggcaaattgaagaattgatggagaaagggcatgtgagagaaagcatgagcccttgtgctgttccagtgattctagttcccaagaaggatggaacatggaggatgt gctttgttgtaagtgctacaggtattcaggtggatgaagaaaagatcaaagccatccaagagtggccgacccctacaactataggtaatgttagaagttttcatggacttgctagcttctacaggaggtttgtgaaaaattttagcaccatcgccgcaccacttacagaagttatcaaaaagaatgtgatatttaaatggggcgaagctcaagaggaggcatttcagctactgaaatacaagcttactcatgctcctttacttgctttgcctaacttttctaacacttttgaagttgaatgtgatgcttctggaataggtattggcgctgttcttatgcaggatgggagaccacttgcatactttagcgaaaagctaagtggggctgccctcaattaccccacctatgacaaagaattgtatgcactagtgcgtgctttagaaacatggcagcactatttgtggccaaaggagtttgtgattcgcacagatcatgaatccttgaaacatttgaaaggccaacacaagctcaacaagagacatgcaagatgggttgagttcattgagacatttccttatgtcattcgctataaacaaggtaaggagaatgtggttgctgatgccctttctcgcag gcatgagggtttcttgtttagggagcataggttgtgtgtacctaattgttctttgagagatttgctagttagagagtcccacgggggagggttgatgggacattttggagttgctaagaccctagctgtgttgcaagagcacttcttttggccccacatgaaacgagatgttgagcgaatttgtggtaggtgtgtcacttgtaggcaagctaaatcaagagttcagccaaatggcctttacacacccctacctatccctagttcaccatgggttgacatttcaatggattttgtgttgggtttacctagaagtaagcgtgggagggattcaatctttgtggttgtagacagattctctaagatggctcattttattccttgtcataaaactgatgatgcctctaacgttgcagatttgttctttagggagattgtgagattacatggtatgcctagaacaattgtatcagatagggatgccaagttcttaagctatttttggaaaacattgtggggaaaacttgggacaaaactattattttctactacttgtcaccctcaaaccgatggtcaaacagaagtagttaataggaccctatccaccttgttgagggctatcataagtaaaaatattaagacttgggaagattgtttgccacatgttgagtttgcttataatcgttcaatgcattctgctactaaattttcaccatttgaaattgtttatggttttaatcctctaactcctttggatttatcacctttacct gtttttgagcccggtgattgggtatggttacacatgaggaaagaacgattcccaacacaaaggcgttcaaaattgctacctcgaggagatggtccatttcaagtacttgaaaggatcaatgacaatgcctacagactc GAGTTCGAGGATGTGTTTCCCGAGGAGGTACCACATGGTTTACCACCTATTCGAGGGatagaacatcaaattgattttgttctAGGTGCTTcaatcccaaaccgaccagcaTACAGAAGTAATCCTGACGAAACTAAGGAACTACAAAGGCAAGTTGAAGAgttgatggagaaagggcatgtgagagaaagcatgagcccttgtgTTTTTCCAGTGATTCTCGTTCctaagaaggatggaacatggaggat TAAGAGTTTGCATGATCATGCTTCACATTTACATTCAGTTTTGGATGTGCTTAGGAAACAAAaattatatgctaacctca GATATGGACATGCTGATCATACATGTGGGAATGGAGCTGGATTTACACTAGACCCTTTGTCACTTCCTAGTGGCCCAATTACAAGACTTAGAGCCAAGCGTTTGAAGGAAGCACTAAATGGGCTAATCCAAGAGAATTGGGCTGATTCTAAAAAGACCAATATGGACTCAAATAATAATCAAGGCTTAGTCCATGTCATCAAAGCAAGTGAAGAGGCTATTAACATCCAAAAACGTAATCAGCATGGTATAGTCATTAAAGagcatgaatttgatgagtttcaaggatattaa